In Truepera sp., the sequence ACTCGCTGTCTCCAACGTAGAGGATGGCCCCGGGGCCAACCCGGTCCGCCCAGAACTCGTACTGGTAGCCTTCGGCCATGAAGGCTCCATGCAGCGTCTGCTCATCGAGGTGGGCCTGGAACTGGTACTGCTGGCCCTGGTACTGCAGGTAACCCGTGTACGCTCCCTGCGAGCCCTGGACCATGAGGCTTATGCCGGAAGTATTGCCCACGAACCGCCCGTTCCAATCGGTGGGCGCTTGCGGTGCCGTGGCACCGGGCCCCTGAGGGTAAACGGGCGGGTAAACAGGCTGCTGACCACCCGGCGCCTGCGGGAAACCAGGCTGCTGACCAATCGGTGCTTGCGGGTAACCGGGTTGCTGACCACCCGGCATCTGCGGGTAACCGGATTGCTGACCACCCGGCATCTGCGGGTAACCGGGCTGCTGACCAATCGGTGCTTGCGGGTAACCGGGCTGCTGACCACCCGGCATCTGCGGGTAACCGGACGGCTGCCCGCCCGGCATCTGCGGCGGGGGCGTGTTCGTGGGCACGGCCCCTGCCGGCGGCGGCGGCCAGCCGGCCATTCCATCCGGACCCGGAACTCCCCCGGCAGCACCCCCCGGGTTGCCGCCAGCCTGACGCCGAAGCGTAAGTGCCTGACCCTGACCAACGGGCTGCCCGTTGGCATCCATCTGGTAGAAGGCCAGCTGCAGAGTCTGCCCGTCCTGGCTCAGTTGCCCCTGAAACCCTAGAATGCCCTGCTGCGACTGGACCACGCCGGCAGCGAACAGTTGCTGCGTGTTCCCTTGCAGGGGCCACTGGCCGCTGGGGCCTACGAGCACGCCCTGCAGGGAGCCGTCCGGTGCCTGCTGCAGGTTGATCGTCACGCCGTTGGCCGGATCGGCGAAGCTGCCACTGAACTGCTGGGCGAGGGCCACCTGAACGAGCAGTAACGCCACCATGGATGCGTACCTGAACACGGTCTCCTCCTTAGCTGGCGGCAGATTAGAGGGCGGCACATTAATTCTGATTTAACCCGGTCGAAGGGGGCGGAGACCAAGTTCCCCAGGTGATCAGAGGCCTGCTGCGTTCGGCGGGATTTCTCGGGAGGGCGTAGCGACACCGCATGGCATGCGCCCTCGAGGCGATAATGGCCTATGGTCGTCGGCGCACATACCCACCCCCTTTCGGCAGCAACCGAAGTAGCCCCGCACAGCGAGTCAGACAAGGAGCGGTTCGCGGAATGACCGCCCCTCCGCTCTTCCGCGAAGCCGACTGCGACGTGGCCATCGTGGGTGGCGGCATCGTCGGTCTCGCCACGGCCCTCGCCCTGACCGACGAGCGTCCCAACCTCCGCGTTGTCATCTTGGAGAAGGAGAACGAGGTCGGCCGGCATCAGACGGGGCACAACAGCGGCGTCGTCCACTCGGGCATCTACTACCAACCCGGCTCGTTGAAGGCCTCCCTGTGCCGTCAGGGCGTGGGGCTCATGCACGAGTTCTGCCTGCTTCACGACCTGCCCTTCGAAGAGTGTGGCAAGGTCATCGTGGCCACCAACGAGGCCGAATTGGCGCCGCTGCAGACGCTGTACGAGCAGGGCGTCGCCAACGGCGTGCCCGACCTGCGCCTTCTGGGTCCCGACGAACTCCGCGAGATCGAACCGAACGTGGTCGGTCTAAAGGCGATCCTCTCGCCAACCACCGCCATCACCGACTATGGCGCCGTGGCGCGAAAGCTGCGCGAGGTGCTCGAAGGGCGCGGCGTAACCGTCATCACCGGGGCGAAGGTGGCGGCCATCGACGCCGCCGGGCCCAGGGTGACGTTGCGGGGCCCGGGGCTCGAAGTGAGGGCGCGCTTCATGGTGAACTGCGCCGGGCTCTACTCGGACGAGATCGCCCGCAAGAGCGGGCTGCAGCCGGACCTTCGCATCGTGCCCTTCCGGGGTGAGTACTACCTGATCAGGGCCGAGCGCCAAGGCCTCGTGCGAAACCTCGTTTACCCCGTGCCCGACCCTGCCATGCCCTTCCTCGGCGTTCACTACACGCGGACGGTGACCGGCGAGACGGAGGCGGGACCGAACGCCGTTCTGGCCCTGGCACGCGAGGGTTACGCGCTCACGACGTTCGACCTGGACGAGACGGCTCGCACGCTGGGGTTCGGTGGGTTCTGGAGGCTGGCTGCGAAGTACTGGAAGGTCGGCGCCTTCGAGTACTACCGGTCCATGAGCAAGGCGGCCTTCGTGAGGTCGCTCCAGAAGCTCGTGCCTATAATCACCGCCGACGACCTGATACCCGGCCACGCGGGCGTGCGGGCCCAGGCCGTGGACTCTCACGGCCGCCTGGTCGACGACTTCGCCTTCTTGGAAACGGAGAACGCCTTACACGTGCTGAACGCGCCCTCACCCGCCGCCACGGCGTCCCTCGCGATCGGCAAGCACGTCGCCGAGCGGATACCACTGGCCACCGGCTAGTGCGTCGGGCACCATTGGCCCGCACCCCGTGAATAACGTGACCTGCGCGACCTGCGCCAGGGGCCGATGATGAGCCCAGGAGGCGCGGTTGCGGCCGATGCCATCGTCGTGGGCGCCGGACTCGCGGGCCTGGTGGCAGCCGTAGAGCTGAGCGGGCGCGGCCACAGGGTCATCATCCTCGACCAGGAGCCCGAGCAGTCACTCGGCGGTCAGGCGTTCTGGTCGTTCGGCGGCCTCTTCTTGGTCAACTCACCCGAGCAGCGGCGGCTGGGCATCCGCGACTCGTATGAACTCGCCTGGAACGACTGGCTGGGCTCCGCCGGCTTCAGCGGCGCCCAGGACGAGTGGCCGCGCAAGTGGGCCGAGGCGTACGTGGCCTTCGCTGCGGGCGAGAAACGCTCGTGGCTCAGGGGCTTGGGCGTGAGCTTCTTCCCGGTGGTCGCCTGGGCCGAGCGGGGCGGCGCCCTGGCAACCGGTCACGGCAACTCGGTGCCGCGCTTTCACATCACGTGGGGCACCGGGCCGGGCCTGCTGGAGCCGTTCGTTGGGCGCCTGCGAGAGGCCGAGGCGAAGGGCCTCGTCACCTTCAAGTTCCGCCACCGGGTGTCCGCCCTCACCCTGCAAGCGGGGGCCGTGACCGGGGTCCAGGGGGAGGTGCTCGAGCCGAGCGCCGCAGAGCGCGGTCGGCCCAGCTCACGCAAGGCCGTTGGCGGCTTCGAGTTCCACGCGCCCATCACGATCGTCACGTCGGGCGGCATCGGCGGGAATCCTGAGCTGGTGCGAGAGCGCTGGCCCGCGCGGCTCGGCACGCCGCCCGAGGAGATGCTCTCCGGCGTGCCGCCGCACGTTGACGGGCGCATGCTCGGCATCACGGCGGAAGTCGGCGGCAACGTCATCAACGCGGACCGCATGTGGCATTACACCGAGGGAGTGCAGAACCACAGTCCTGTGTGGCCGCGGCACGGCATCAGAATCCTGCCGGGCCCGTCGTCGTTGTGGCTCGACGCCGCGGGCAACCGACTGCCGCCACCCCTCTTCCCCGGCTTCGACACCCTGGCCACTCTGGCGCATATCCGCGCTACCGGATTCGATCACACCTGGTTCGTGCTCACGCGCAAGATCGTCGAGCGCGAGTTCGCGCTCTCGGGTTCGGAGCAGAACCCGGACCTGACCGGCCGCTCCATGCGCCTCCTCGCCAAGCGCGTCCTCCCAGGGGCGCCTGGGCCCGTCCAGGCCTTCGTTGACCGTGGGCCCGACTTCGTGAGGGCCGACAACCTCTCCGAACTCGTCCGAAAGATGAACGCCCTGACGGGCAAAGACCTGCTCGACCCCGCCCGAGTGGAGCGGGAGGTGCGGGCGCGCGACGGGCAGCTGGCCAACGCCTTCGCCAAGGACGCTCAAATTACCGCCATGCGCGGCGCCCGCGCTTACCTACCGGATCGCCTGATCCGCGTGGCGAGGCCCCACCGCCTGGAGAGCGCGGCGGCCGGACCGCTCATCGCGGTACGGCTCCGGGTGTTGACCCGCAAGACGCTCGGCGGGCTCGAGACCGACCTGGCCGGTCGTGTATTGAACGGGAGCCCGGAGCCGATCCAGGGCCTGTACGCGGCCGGCGAAGTAGCCGGCTTCGGCGGCGGCGGGATGCACGGCCACCGCGCGCTGGAAGGCACTTTCTTGGGTGGCTGCCTCTTCTCCGGACTCAGGGCGGGCCGGGCGGCCGCCGAGGCCCTGACCTGACCGGCCACCATCCGAACCCCGGCAGGGTCAGCCGCGCAACGGGCTCAGTCTCGGGCCGACCCACCGGGAGCGCCCGACTTCATCGTCGCACCACGGTTCGGACCCGCCGCGTCATGCCAGCCGTTGTGGACGGCCGCGCCACCCTCGACGGCGCGTTTGAAGCTCTCCAGGTCGGCCTCCAAGCGTGCATTGACCACGCCCAGGGCAGCGCCGACGTTCTCCACCAGGCCTTCCGGCTCGTACTCGACGTGCATGTGAACCCTGGTCCTGCCCTCGTCGAGCTTGTCGAACGTGACCTCGCCCTCGTTCTTGGCGCCCGACGTGCTCTCCCACTTGATCTTGTCGCTGGGCGAGAGTTCGGTCACCTTGGCGTCCCACTCGAGCTCGTGACCCGTCACCTCGGCCCGCCAGTGGAGCGTGTCGTCACCGGTGCGCCTCACTTCCTCGACGCCTTCCATGAAGCTCGGGTAGCGCTCGAAGTCGCTGAAGAGCATGAAGGCCTCGGAGATGTGAACGTTCACGTCTACCGAACCATCGAAGCTAGCCATATGGCCCTCCTTCTCACGCCACCGATGCTAGGGCGCGCCGGCGTGTGAACCATATGGCTCGGCTGAGAAACCCTTACGCGGGAACGAGTAGGAGCACCAGCAACATGCCGACCTGAGCGCCGACGATCCAACCGGGGACGCCGAAAGCGCTGAGCACCAGGCTCGGGAGCGCGGCAAGGATGGCGGCGACGATCTGAGCCTCCCAGCGTGAAGCGCCGCTTCCGCTCCAGGACGCATACTTCTCCAGGGCCAGCAACACGACCAGCACGAGGGTCGCGGCCCCTAGAAGCTCGCCTAAGCCCACGCCCAGATAGGTGACCACGGGCACGGCCAACACGAGGAACAGCAGCGCGCCGGGTGTCACGCGGCCAAGCGTGCGCTCGGCCGGCTCTACGGGAAGCACGCCCACGGCGAACTCGGGGCCCAGCAGAACACTGCCGGCGCGGGCGATCAACAACGCGGCAAGTAAGACGCCGAGCGCCCCGCTAAGCAACCCGGCGCCCCCCGGAACACCGCCGCCGCCAACGCCGCCGGCAGCGTCTCCGGCCGCGGACCCCAGTGCGGCCGCCCCACCGTTGACCAAGATGGCGGCGCTGGCGGCGGTGAGCGTGATGAGCAGGGCGAACGCCATCCGTAGGGGCGGCCTGCGCCACAGGTCGGTGGCCGTGCGCCAGGCGATGGCGCGCCATTGCGGCGCGTTCGCCGGCACCAGGGGCAGTGAACGCCGCGGTTTGGTGGCCCCCGGGGTGTCGTGAAGGGCGGCCAACAGGCGCCGCTTCTCTCCGCCGTCCGCCGCCGCCTGACGCACGAAGCCGGCGACACCCGCCATCAGCTGCATGGTGCGCATGGCCTGAAGTTGCGTGAGGACGAGGCTCTGAGAGGCGAACCTGGGCGGCCAGTACTCGGCCAGCGAGCGCCGCGCCCACGTCAGGGCCAGGACTGCCAGCAGGGCCGGGCCAACGAGAACGACGGGCGACGGGCTCAACAGGGCGTCAGCCAGGCCGTAGGGCACTACCGCGAGGCCCGCCCCGACGAGGGCTACCACCCAACCCTGATAGCCGACGCCGTCCGTCGAGCGCGCGTAGCGCAGCCAGGAACCCGAGAACCGCGCGACGAACACCAAGGCCAGGGCCGGCGCGGCCCAAGGCGCGCTTACTCCGAACAGCGGCGGCGCTATCGCCGTCCACAGGAGGCCCAAGACGGCCCCCAAGGCAGCTGCGCCCCCCGCGCGCACCATGAAGCGCCACCTGAGCGCCGACCACGGCTCCACCGGCGCAACGCCCAACCGGTGGAGGTCGCGCCGATCGAGGATGACCGGGGGCACCTTGCCGGCCAGCGCCAGGCCGAGAAAGAACAGCGCGAGACCCACCATCAATACTGTGCGGGGGCTGCCGGCAGGCACGGCCAGCGGCGTGAGCGCCTCGAGGCCCGCCACCACGAACACTACGATCCAGCCGATCAGGTAGAGGATCGTCCACCACCCGACGGCCCGGCCCACCCACTCCCGGTACGCGTGGAACGCGCGGACGACCGTGCGGCGGCGCAGGTATACGACTGCGCGGTTCACGCTTCGAGGTGCCCGTCTTGCAGCGCCAAGCGCCGCGCCTCCAACAAGGACTCGAGCTCGCGCTGGTGGCCCGTCAGCAAGACCGTGCCGCCCGCCCTCGCTCTTTGTTGCAGGCCGGCTGCCAGCATCTCCTGGCTGGCCAGGTCGAGGCCATTGAAGGGCTCGTCGAGGATCGTGAGCGGCAACTCGAGCCCCAACGCCAGCGACAGGGCGAGCTTCTGGCGCATGCCCCGCGAGTGCGTGCCCGGGAACTCGTCCAACTTGCTCGTGAGACCGAAACGCTCGAGCCACTCGAGCGTCTTAGCGTCCGCCTCTGGCCGGCCGTACAGGATGGCCGTGAACCGGACGTGCTCGCGCAAAGTGAGGTCCTCGTAGAGCGCCGGGTCGTCCGGTGAAAAGACGAACTTCGACCTGGCTGTCATGCCGCGGTTCGGACGGCCGAAGATGGCGACGTCGCCCGTATGCGGCAGCAGGCCCACCACGGCGCGGATGAGAGTGCTCTTGCCCGCGCCGTTCGGCCCCACCAACAGCGCGACCTCGCCGGCCGCCAGCGTGAACGACA encodes:
- the lhgO gene encoding L-2-hydroxyglutarate oxidase, with the translated sequence MTAPPLFREADCDVAIVGGGIVGLATALALTDERPNLRVVILEKENEVGRHQTGHNSGVVHSGIYYQPGSLKASLCRQGVGLMHEFCLLHDLPFEECGKVIVATNEAELAPLQTLYEQGVANGVPDLRLLGPDELREIEPNVVGLKAILSPTTAITDYGAVARKLREVLEGRGVTVITGAKVAAIDAAGPRVTLRGPGLEVRARFMVNCAGLYSDEIARKSGLQPDLRIVPFRGEYYLIRAERQGLVRNLVYPVPDPAMPFLGVHYTRTVTGETEAGPNAVLALAREGYALTTFDLDETARTLGFGGFWRLAAKYWKVGAFEYYRSMSKAAFVRSLQKLVPIITADDLIPGHAGVRAQAVDSHGRLVDDFAFLETENALHVLNAPSPAATASLAIGKHVAERIPLATG
- a CDS encoding FAD-binding dehydrogenase — encoded protein: MSPGGAVAADAIVVGAGLAGLVAAVELSGRGHRVIILDQEPEQSLGGQAFWSFGGLFLVNSPEQRRLGIRDSYELAWNDWLGSAGFSGAQDEWPRKWAEAYVAFAAGEKRSWLRGLGVSFFPVVAWAERGGALATGHGNSVPRFHITWGTGPGLLEPFVGRLREAEAKGLVTFKFRHRVSALTLQAGAVTGVQGEVLEPSAAERGRPSSRKAVGGFEFHAPITIVTSGGIGGNPELVRERWPARLGTPPEEMLSGVPPHVDGRMLGITAEVGGNVINADRMWHYTEGVQNHSPVWPRHGIRILPGPSSLWLDAAGNRLPPPLFPGFDTLATLAHIRATGFDHTWFVLTRKIVEREFALSGSEQNPDLTGRSMRLLAKRVLPGAPGPVQAFVDRGPDFVRADNLSELVRKMNALTGKDLLDPARVEREVRARDGQLANAFAKDAQITAMRGARAYLPDRLIRVARPHRLESAAAGPLIAVRLRVLTRKTLGGLETDLAGRVLNGSPEPIQGLYAAGEVAGFGGGGMHGHRALEGTFLGGCLFSGLRAGRAAAEALT
- a CDS encoding SRPBCC family protein, whose protein sequence is MASFDGSVDVNVHISEAFMLFSDFERYPSFMEGVEEVRRTGDDTLHWRAEVTGHELEWDAKVTELSPSDKIKWESTSGAKNEGEVTFDKLDEGRTRVHMHVEYEPEGLVENVGAALGVVNARLEADLESFKRAVEGGAAVHNGWHDAAGPNRGATMKSGAPGGSARD
- a CDS encoding ABC transporter ATP-binding protein, with the protein product MATDTDTVAAPLVVTELNVRLGGVSVLEDVSFTLAAGEVALLVGPNGAGKSTLIRAVVGLLPHTGDVAIFGRPNRGMTARSKFVFSPDDPALYEDLTLREHVRFTAILYGRPEADAKTLEWLERFGLTSKLDEFPGTHSRGMRQKLALSLALGLELPLTILDEPFNGLDLASQEMLAAGLQQRARAGGTVLLTGHQRELESLLEARRLALQDGHLEA